CTTAACATCTTAACGAAGAAAGAAACCACGAGTAAAGATAGACAATATTTATTAGGagccaatattttttttaactttttattttaataaaaaaagttaaaagtaattctatatataattttaattaaaaataacaactaaaacttaaaatttactttttataagaTAATTgaacatattttatattaaaataagtaaacataaatatctcaaaactaatttcaaataTTGTAAATATAAGTTGTTACatacttatttttaaaatcttcaaATACTATTCAATTCCTTTTTAGACGTTTTcagcaaaattattaaaaaaatgtattatacTTCAACCTTcatgtaaataatttaaatcacaACCATAActtatgtaataaaaaaattagtaacaaTATTATTAGaactgaaataaattaaaatttataatttacatAGACAATTGAGCTCAACGTTTTTTCCTTGATTCAAAGTCATCTATTATTGAATATGTACTGAAAGTAGCTGCAATTTCTTTCTCAAtgtaaataactaaattatCTGCAAGAAATTCGTCTGCTATTTTACTTCGAAGTCTTGTTTTAACAATTTTCATTGCCGAGAAAACTCTTTCTATTGTTGCTGTAGATACTGAAAGAGTCAAGACATTGCAAATCAGTCTATCAATCAAATGATAAGTTCTTGATTTTTCTGTTTCCTTCCATCTTTGACATAACTCGGAAAGTGTCCCAACATCTTTTAGATGATTCGGTATATCAGATGTATAATGTTGCAATtgagcattcaagagaatcatTTCATGATCAGAAAAATCTAAAGGATAAAACTTTTCAACTAACTTGCATATATTCTGAATATTAAACAACTTAAAATTGTCTTTAGGGTCCAAAGCAGTACTTAAAGTCAAAAGCTCCATGATTTTCTCATTGAATCTACTATTTAACTCTTGAATTTGAGAGTCAATTGCTGTAAAAAACACATCAACTCGATAATGATGCTCGATTGTTATCTTTGGTTGACGAGATCGACCTCTTCCAACCGTGTATTGTGTTCTCATATCAGGAATGtcaatttcatgtttcttaCAAAACTTCTTAACAATCTTAAGTAAATTGCACCAACCATTATCCCTCAATTTTTGAAGAAGTAGTTTTGATGTGGAAATAACATGCATTGcattcaaaatatcttttgagATTTTTGTTGTAATGCTTGGCACAAAATATTAGTAATCCCCATAATTTCCTTCATCAAATGTAAcgaaaaaacaaatttaaacgAGAATAACACTTTGTTGACGCCATAAGCCTCACTTCTTTGAGCAGAAGTTATACCATCGTCAATAATGTTATTAAGAACGGTTTGAGTAGCTGCAAACATTCTTATCAAGCTACAAACAGAATGAAAGTGAGAACTCCATCTTGTATCTCCATCTCTTTGTAAAGTGCCCATTTGATTTGCACCTTGACCTGTTTCTAGCTCATCATTGGCAATCAATTTTGCATTTTCAATTTCTTGAGCTTCTTGTAGTTGATCATGTCGTTTGCAAGATGCACCAACAATATTGACAATAGCAATCAATTGTGTGAAAAACTCATGAATTTGAAGTACTTCCCTTGAAGTAGCCACTAGTGCTAACTGCAATCTATGAGCAAAACAATGGACATAATATGCTTGTCGGCAATCATTAAGAAATAAAGCTTGTAAACCATTCCATTCCCCTCTCATATTGCTAGCACCATCATACCCCTGACCTCGAATATTTTCAATTTGGAGATTATAAATAGAAAGCACAGACACCAACTCTTTTTTCAAAGTCAAAGCAGTAGTATCACTAACATGTACAAGATCAAAGAAGCGTTCACGAACAAAACCATCCACATCAACAAATCTCAAAACAATAGCCATTTGTTCTTCTTTAGATTCATCACGAGCTTCATCAATGATAATACAAAATTTGGCATCTCCAATATCCTTTCTAATTGAGTTTCTTACCATTGTAGCAAGAACATGTAGAATTTCTTTCTGAACATCACTTGAAGTATATTTAGCAAATCTAGGAGCATTTTCCAAAACAAGCTTCTGAACACTACTATTGTAAGAACCCAAAAActttaataattcaataaagTTACCTCGATTATATGAACTCGAGCTTTCATCATGGCCTCTATAAGCGCAACCTTGAAAAGTCAACCATCTAATACAATCAATAGATGCTCCAAGTCTACGTCGATTATTCTTAATTTCTTCTGATGTTTGTCGTTTCATAAGTGTATCAACATGTTGTGATTGCTTCATCAAATCATCACATGATTTCGTTGCCCTATGATGGAACGAATTGGGGCCTTTGCCAATGTGATTCAAAAGTTTTGAAACTTTGTTGGGAAAACTCAACAAAAAGAGGACAATCTTTTCCATTATTTACCTTCTTCCAATTCCTGAAGCCGTTTTCAATGAAAGCATTTGAACCTGTATTGATTGAAGATTCCATAGCAAATAGGTAGCATGGTAAACAATATACAGCATTATCTTCAATAGAATACTCTACTCATGAAGGATATAATTCAAATCAAGAAGCTTGAAAACGATGACAATGACTTGTATCGCTTGAGAATGGATACttatcaagtattggttgatttGGTCCAGCTTTAAGATAAGCTCAACGAATTTCATCTCTTTTACTTGGATGAAACTTCCAAATCATTGGTCGAATTTCTGGATCTCTTACCAAATGACATACTTCCATTTGTTCAGGATTAAGTCGTGGGCGCTTTGACTTTGAACTATCTTGTTGACGAGCTAAAGTGTTCATGTTTGATGCCTCAAGTATTGAAAAGGTTGGTGTTGATGTaacaacattaaaaatattttcactcTTCTCGCTAGTCTTTTTGAAAAAAGTATCTATTGTTTTCATCTTGCTCATGATTCAACTAAATTCCTACAATTAAGaatttacataattaataagataaacatTATGCAACTTAACTAaactcaatttattttattttttgcaaatcAATAATATCACTGTCACAAACAATTaataatgagaaaaaaattaaaaataatacaaggATAACATTATAATTACATGATTAtcatcttcaatttttttcaaaaacctaaattattattacaatattataaactagataaataaataatatatatatatataaattattcataaaaacaaataaaataaataacttacaaaagaaagaagaatgaaagatgATAATGAAAGACCAAAGACTAGTTGCTATCTTCTAAGTTGTAATGATAATGAAAATATAGAGTGctgttttattttctaattgaaAGAAGATGGAAGAATGACAAAAGTGATTTGTTGACTTTTTGTTATTGCCTTTTCAGATTCTTCACTTTTAATATGGAttggggtttttttttttaactaagtaTATGACCCACTATTCATAGCCCAAATAACACACTGCTTTCTAAACCATTTTTTGAAAGGAATTATGGACATCACATATTTTCCAAAGGGGGGAGGCCTACTCTTTTTTAGGGAGgccattctttaattttttattattcttgtaaacaaattttttttggggGGCCACTGCCTCCTTACAACCTAAGAAGCTTCGTCCCTGGCCTCAAAGAAGGCCCATTCCCCTAGTCCATTTCAAAAAGGCATGTAACCTTCTTATATGAAGTACAAGAGCGACCGAAAAAGTAAATCAACATGAAAGAGAATGCCCAACTAAGAGAACTCATTCTTAGGCAAAACCCTCCTTATCAGGCTCGGGATAAAGAGAAAAAAGCgaagaaaaaagatgaataCAACTCGGATAAGTCTCGAAGGTATCACAACTACACTTTGCTAAGAGTTTCCCTTGTTGACATTTATAGAGAGATTTGCCATGCCGAGAAATTTTCACTTCCTCGgccatcaaaaacaaaaaaggtgGGAGTCGAacagaatattgtgaatatcataAAATATACAGACATTCTATCAATAATTTTTATgacttgaaaaatataatagaaaacTAGCCAGAGAAGGTCGGTTAGAAAGATACTTGGCAAAAAGATCGAATGatcaagaaaaaaggaaaagagatgAAAAAGATACGAGTAAAAGAAATTGGCCACCTTGAACTCCCAATAAACACATTCACATGATACCTGGAGGATTTGCAGGAGGTGGCATGACTAAGTCCTCCCGCAAAAGGCATTTGAAAGAAGTCTATCAAGTCGGAGAAGAGGCTGAAACCCCCCAACTTGCCTACTATTTCCTTTACAAAAGAAGATGCACAAGGGTAACACCAGGGAACGACGACCCTATCGTGATTACAATAATACTTGCCAATGCAAACCTCTACAGAACTCTGGTGGATCAAGGAAGTTCGAAAGATATCCTATTTAAACCCGCTTT
The Arachis duranensis cultivar V14167 chromosome 5, aradu.V14167.gnm2.J7QH, whole genome shotgun sequence genome window above contains:
- the LOC107488349 gene encoding uncharacterized protein LOC107488349 → MHVISTSKLLLQKLRDNGWCNLLKIVKKFCKKHEIDIPDMRTQYTVGRGRSRQPKITIEHHYRVDVFFTAIDSQIQELNSRFNEKIMELLTLSTALDPKDNFKLFNIQNICKLVEKFYPLDFSDHEMILLNAQLQHYTSDIPNHLKDVGTLSELCQRWKETEKSRTYHLIDRLICNVLTLSVSTATIERVFSAMKIVKTRLRSKIADEFLADNLVIYIEKEIAATFSTYSIIDDFESRKKR
- the LOC107488348 gene encoding uncharacterized protein LOC107488348; the encoded protein is MEKIVLFLLSFPNKVSKLLNHIGKGPNSFHHRATKSCDDLMKQSQHVDTLMKRQTSEEIKNNRRRLGASIDCIRWLTFQGCAYRGHDESSSSYNRGNFIELLKFLGSYNSSVQKLVLENAPRFAKYTSSDVQKEILHVLATMVRNSIRKDIGDAKFCIIIDEARDESKEEQMAIVLRFVDVDGFVRERFFDLVHVSDTTALTLKKELVSVLSIYNLQIENIRGQGYDGASNMRGEWNGLQALFLNDCRQAYYVHCFAHRLQLALVATSREVLQIHEFFTQLIAIVNIVGASCKRHDQLQEAQEIENAKLIANDELETGQGANQMGTLQRDGDTRWSSHFHSVCSLIRMFAATQTVLNNIIDDGITSAQRSEAYGVNKVLFSFKFVFSLHLMKEIMGITNILCQALQQKSQKIF